A window of the Leucothrix mucor DSM 2157 genome harbors these coding sequences:
- a CDS encoding FAD-dependent oxidoreductase: MAEVIKSHARVVIIGGGIAGCSALYHLTREGWTDVVLVERDELTSGSTWHAAAQVTQFGGNQTMFALKRHSIDLYRELAKDTEFPFSYHITGGMRTAYTQDQVDIYKYHIGMARGMGIEMEFIDPQEVHKRHPLMQPEGMLGAWWDPLDGYIDPSGITLAMARAAKKAGAEIYRFNPVENITRKANGEFIVHTKKGDITCEKVVNASGYRVNEVGNMLGVTHPVTSMEHMYFLTDSMPEIEALDYQVPVVRDPFDDFYSRQEKNGLLVGVYEQGCKTFGMNGIDPNFTKDLCPSDLDRCLENMEGIFERMPALQTVGIHSVINGPITYTIDGLPLVGQIPDVENAYCIIGLRAGIGEGGGHGKILAELIVHGESEWDAWSLDPRRFTQYANTEHTCIKAIEDYQNEFHYHMPHEHRPGARLARTTPLYPVLDNENAIWGVVNGWERALCFKPADQPDFVDEHSFRFTPTKELVANEIKALTTNVGLMEVSGFNRYEIRGEGAGEFLDYLVCGKIPTVIGRVSLCYLLNEHGHVLAEATIAKLGDEHYWYGSAAAAEWHDRDWLNRFKPAGVTLTEMAASHTILVVAGPKARDLLQSLSPRCDWSKAAFPWMRVKQMTLAHAEVTAMSVSFSGEHAYELHIPNEQLYLVWKLLNEAGEKFNLSYFGLYATESMRMEKGYRHWKADLIYEHNPMESTIDRFVNLDKPDFVGRAALLKEIERGPKKLFVSLIVDCDIAAAHGGDSIYSGDDLIGSVTSGGYGHRVEKNIAMAFVNPEFVEIGTKLEIGILGERYPAVVCEPGLYDPTMALVRG; encoded by the coding sequence ATGGCAGAAGTAATCAAATCACATGCGCGGGTTGTCATCATTGGTGGTGGCATTGCAGGTTGTTCAGCGCTGTATCATTTAACCCGCGAGGGCTGGACGGATGTGGTGTTAGTCGAGCGAGACGAGCTAACATCAGGTTCAACCTGGCATGCAGCTGCGCAAGTTACTCAGTTTGGTGGCAATCAAACCATGTTTGCCTTGAAGCGTCATAGTATTGATCTATATCGCGAATTAGCCAAAGATACCGAATTCCCATTTTCCTACCACATCACCGGCGGCATGCGTACGGCCTACACACAAGATCAAGTCGATATATACAAATACCATATCGGTATGGCGCGTGGCATGGGTATAGAAATGGAGTTTATCGACCCACAAGAAGTGCATAAGCGTCATCCTCTCATGCAGCCCGAAGGCATGTTAGGTGCTTGGTGGGACCCACTGGATGGTTATATCGACCCATCAGGCATTACCTTAGCCATGGCGCGTGCGGCGAAGAAAGCCGGTGCGGAAATCTACCGGTTTAATCCCGTGGAAAACATCACCCGCAAGGCCAATGGTGAGTTCATCGTTCATACCAAAAAGGGCGATATCACCTGTGAAAAGGTGGTGAATGCCAGCGGTTATCGCGTGAATGAAGTGGGTAATATGTTGGGCGTCACGCATCCTGTGACCTCGATGGAGCACATGTATTTCCTCACTGATAGTATGCCTGAGATCGAAGCGCTGGATTATCAAGTGCCAGTCGTGCGTGATCCCTTTGATGATTTTTACAGTCGTCAGGAAAAGAATGGTTTACTGGTCGGCGTGTATGAGCAGGGTTGTAAAACCTTCGGCATGAATGGCATTGATCCGAACTTCACTAAGGATTTGTGCCCGTCTGATTTGGACCGTTGTCTGGAGAATATGGAGGGTATCTTTGAACGGATGCCTGCGTTGCAAACGGTTGGTATTCATTCCGTTATCAATGGCCCCATTACCTACACGATTGACGGTTTGCCGCTGGTTGGACAGATTCCAGACGTTGAAAATGCTTACTGCATTATCGGGCTACGCGCGGGAATCGGTGAAGGTGGCGGGCATGGAAAAATCCTTGCTGAGCTGATCGTGCATGGTGAATCTGAGTGGGATGCCTGGAGTCTTGATCCGCGTCGTTTTACGCAATATGCCAATACTGAACATACCTGCATCAAGGCGATTGAAGATTATCAAAACGAATTCCATTACCACATGCCACATGAGCATCGTCCGGGGGCGCGTTTAGCGCGTACTACACCATTGTATCCTGTGCTGGATAATGAGAATGCGATTTGGGGTGTGGTGAATGGTTGGGAGCGTGCGCTGTGCTTTAAACCGGCTGATCAACCAGATTTTGTTGATGAGCATAGTTTCCGCTTTACCCCAACCAAAGAACTTGTTGCTAATGAAATCAAAGCACTGACGACTAATGTTGGTTTGATGGAAGTCTCTGGTTTTAACCGTTATGAAATTCGTGGCGAAGGTGCCGGTGAGTTCTTAGATTATTTGGTGTGTGGAAAGATACCGACTGTCATTGGCCGTGTGAGTTTGTGTTATTTGCTCAATGAACATGGGCATGTCTTGGCTGAAGCGACGATTGCCAAGCTGGGTGACGAGCATTATTGGTATGGCTCCGCCGCAGCCGCAGAATGGCATGATCGCGATTGGCTGAACCGCTTTAAACCAGCAGGTGTTACGTTAACCGAAATGGCGGCTAGCCATACGATTCTAGTGGTGGCTGGGCCAAAGGCACGCGATTTATTGCAGTCCTTATCGCCTCGTTGCGATTGGTCAAAAGCCGCTTTCCCATGGATGCGTGTGAAGCAAATGACGCTGGCTCATGCCGAAGTGACCGCGATGAGTGTGAGTTTCTCTGGTGAACACGCCTATGAGTTACACATCCCCAATGAGCAGTTGTATTTGGTGTGGAAGCTGCTGAATGAGGCGGGTGAAAAATTCAATTTATCGTACTTTGGTTTATACGCGACCGAGTCGATGCGTATGGAAAAAGGCTATCGTCATTGGAAGGCTGATTTGATTTATGAGCACAACCCAATGGAGTCTACGATAGACCGTTTTGTGAATTTGGATAAGCCTGATTTTGTGGGTAGAGCGGCGTTGCTAAAAGAGATTGAACGCGGCCCTAAGAAGCTATTTGTCTCGCTGATTGTTGATTGTGATATTGCTGCTGCACATGGTGGTGACTCGATTTATAGTGGTGATGATTTGATTGGGTCGGTGACCTCTGGTGGTTATGGGCATCGTGTTGAGAAGAATATTGCAATGGCCTTTGTGAACCCTGAGTTTGTTGAGATTGGGACTAAACTTGAAATTGGTATTTTGGGTGAGCGTTATCCTGCAGTGGTCTGTGAGCCCGGTTTGTATGACCCAACAATGGCGCTGGTGAGAGGCTAG
- a CDS encoding peptidase U32 family protein, with the protein MSRKIELLAPGGDVEAIKAAVIAGANAVYCGLDAFNARNRASNLSYDELIGVLRLAHKYDCEVFLTLNVVILEQELPQLIKLLNKLVNSGIDGIIVQDLGIFNLVKKYFPTLDIHASTQMTTHNEGQILFLAKIGASRLNLSRELNLPEIKSLTALAHDHNMLTEVFVHGALCIAFSGQCYSSSVSVGNSGNRGRCSQACRDEYEITAEGHRFPLNLKDNSAYFDLPELVDAKVDSLKIEGRIKGAHYVYTVTDTWRKQVDQFVATGKLLSDDSNLHRVFNRDFTNSFLKGDLTKDMFIDSPRDYSVQHAVKIHSATSIKHIDEVKKDLYSKKNALGDELTEKIKYLSIAKLALTLRFSGKLDEPLCLTMTIGDGGDNMDSMDSGETNKTYTLHTESTLSVANKLSITQAVLEKSFKNFATSDYALEEFDCTDLAADLSLPLKELTALKNEAATLLNNSVALIPNVEVPKLEVKAAASATPSMSILIADVKDILLCDLTEADVYFKLPESWKKDCDKHIDIFLENPRLIPWFPAVLIGKDYDESVRLLERVRPERIVSNNTGVAYKAYEMGIEWIAGPFLNTTNSYALLTLKEELNCAGAFISNEINQLQIRNIARPDNFKLLYSIYHPILMMTSRQCFFQQTVGCNKPSIEDGCMLKCKKATTITNVKGVSFAVDKQRGGYPSIYNDEQFLNFDIVNDLAGLFDEFFIDLTNIGAGSKAEPDKAQLIKYFEQFISQRDDSDPMLAQQHLSKMITVSTNAQYSQGL; encoded by the coding sequence ATGAGTAGAAAGATTGAGTTATTAGCGCCCGGTGGCGATGTTGAAGCCATTAAAGCCGCTGTAATTGCCGGCGCGAATGCGGTGTACTGCGGTTTAGATGCGTTCAACGCGCGCAACCGTGCCTCCAACCTTTCCTACGATGAGTTGATTGGCGTTTTACGCTTAGCACACAAATACGATTGCGAAGTATTCTTAACCTTAAACGTGGTGATCTTAGAGCAGGAGTTACCCCAGCTGATCAAGCTGTTAAATAAGCTGGTTAACTCCGGTATTGATGGCATCATTGTTCAGGATTTGGGGATTTTTAACTTAGTTAAGAAGTACTTCCCGACACTCGACATCCATGCCTCCACTCAAATGACCACGCACAATGAAGGCCAGATTTTGTTCTTGGCCAAAATTGGCGCATCCCGTTTGAACTTATCGCGTGAGCTGAACCTTCCCGAGATAAAATCATTAACGGCCTTGGCCCATGATCACAATATGCTGACCGAAGTGTTTGTACATGGCGCACTGTGTATTGCATTTTCCGGTCAATGCTACTCCAGCTCGGTGAGCGTGGGTAACTCCGGTAATCGCGGACGTTGCAGCCAAGCCTGTCGTGATGAATATGAGATCACCGCTGAAGGGCATCGCTTCCCGCTGAATTTAAAAGACAACTCCGCCTACTTTGATCTGCCGGAATTGGTGGATGCAAAGGTCGATTCCTTGAAAATTGAAGGTCGCATTAAGGGCGCACATTACGTGTATACCGTGACCGATACCTGGCGCAAGCAGGTCGATCAATTTGTGGCAACGGGTAAGTTATTGTCAGATGACTCCAACCTGCATCGCGTGTTTAACCGTGACTTTACCAACTCATTTTTAAAGGGCGACCTGACCAAGGATATGTTCATTGATAGCCCTCGTGACTACAGTGTTCAGCATGCGGTTAAGATTCATTCAGCAACCTCCATTAAGCACATCGATGAAGTCAAAAAAGACCTGTATTCCAAAAAGAATGCGTTGGGCGATGAGCTTACTGAAAAGATCAAATACCTGAGCATTGCCAAACTCGCGCTAACGCTACGCTTCTCTGGCAAGCTGGATGAGCCTCTATGCTTAACCATGACCATTGGCGATGGTGGCGATAACATGGATAGCATGGATAGCGGTGAGACTAATAAAACTTACACCCTGCACACCGAATCCACCCTCAGCGTGGCGAACAAACTGTCGATCACTCAAGCCGTTCTGGAGAAAAGCTTCAAGAACTTCGCCACTAGTGACTATGCGCTTGAGGAATTTGATTGCACTGATTTAGCCGCCGATCTAAGCCTGCCACTAAAAGAGTTAACCGCACTGAAAAATGAAGCCGCTACCCTACTCAATAACTCGGTGGCGCTGATTCCAAATGTCGAAGTGCCTAAGCTTGAAGTAAAAGCCGCCGCTTCTGCAACGCCATCCATGTCGATTTTGATTGCGGATGTAAAAGACATTCTTTTATGCGATCTCACCGAAGCCGATGTGTATTTCAAGCTGCCTGAAAGCTGGAAAAAAGACTGCGATAAACACATCGATATCTTTTTAGAAAATCCGCGTTTGATCCCATGGTTCCCCGCAGTATTAATCGGCAAGGACTACGATGAATCTGTGCGCTTGCTGGAGCGCGTTCGCCCTGAGCGCATTGTCAGTAATAACACCGGGGTTGCTTATAAAGCTTATGAAATGGGCATTGAGTGGATTGCCGGACCATTCCTCAACACCACCAACTCCTACGCGCTGCTGACCTTAAAAGAAGAATTAAACTGCGCCGGTGCCTTTATTTCTAATGAGATTAATCAACTGCAGATTCGCAATATTGCACGCCCTGATAATTTCAAATTGCTCTACAGCATCTATCATCCGATTTTGATGATGACTAGCCGCCAGTGCTTCTTCCAGCAAACCGTGGGCTGCAACAAGCCAAGCATTGAAGATGGCTGCATGTTGAAGTGCAAAAAGGCGACCACCATCACCAATGTGAAAGGCGTGTCGTTTGCGGTTGATAAACAACGCGGCGGCTACCCAAGTATTTACAACGATGAGCAGTTCTTAAATTTCGACATCGTGAATGATTTAGCGGGCTTATTTGATGAGTTCTTTATTGACCTCACCAATATAGGTGCAGGCTCAAAAGCGGAGCCGGATAAGGCGCAATTGATTAAATACTTTGAGCAATTTATTAGCCAACGTGATGACAGCGACCCGATGCTGGCACAGCAGCACTTAAGCAAAATGATTACCGTCTCGACTAACGCGCAGTACAGCCAAGGGCTTTAA
- a CDS encoding AbrB/MazE/SpoVT family DNA-binding domain-containing protein, producing MQLAFLILIFQINDFVSLFIKVTLSQIKDMGNNMTTITAQVSQGGRIVIPTEVRKKMGIGIGDQVLLSWSEETQELVIATRKQRLKRAKDLIKQFAKPNGSVVDELIAERHEAAEHE from the coding sequence ATGCAATTAGCTTTCTTAATCTTAATTTTCCAAATTAACGATTTTGTGTCATTATTTATAAAAGTGACACTAAGTCAAATTAAGGACATGGGAAATAATATGACAACTATAACTGCACAAGTCTCTCAAGGTGGCAGAATCGTTATCCCCACTGAAGTGAGAAAGAAAATGGGCATCGGCATCGGTGACCAAGTATTACTTTCCTGGTCAGAAGAAACTCAGGAACTCGTTATTGCAACACGTAAACAACGCCTGAAAAGAGCTAAAGACTTAATCAAGCAGTTTGCAAAACCTAACGGATCAGTTGTTGATGAGCTGATAGCCGAAAGGCATGAGGCTGCTGAACATGAATAA
- a CDS encoding trimethylamine methyltransferase family protein, which yields MSTKPRRKRKMSPREAMHAKRAKAPEVNPCPPGPSGGQYKPLSDNEIQQIYDNALRILSEIGMGEVPDALMEKALECGAHQNEQGRLCYSKAMIEDILAGACRKFTYYGRNPKHDFEVGGDKVHFGTGGAAVQTMDLDTHNYRSATLRDLYDFTRLADSLTNVSWFTRCCVATDVEGIKDLDVNTAYALLKGTTKPVGTSFTVAETVDPIIDMFDIAMGGEGKFRERPFCKAHISPVISPLRYGEDAFDVAMACIKRGVPLNNIVAAQSGATAPATLAGMLSSTLAETLAALVMVNVFAPGYPMIFSNWPLVIDLRTGSFCGGGGEITLLNAASAQISNWLGLPSGAAASMSDSKAVDAQMGLEKAMTSLGVGLAGCNMVYESSGMTASLLGASFEAMLIDDEMLSQVYRTLRGIEVTEETLGFEAIKEAVYGEGHFLGGQHTMDAMQRDYFWPSKLTDRQQPAVWEEQGSLDMWQRANVRVKEILEEHQPEYLSPEADVEIRRKYKILLDV from the coding sequence ATGTCTACTAAACCACGCCGCAAACGTAAGATGAGTCCTCGCGAGGCAATGCATGCCAAGCGCGCCAAAGCACCGGAAGTTAATCCCTGTCCCCCAGGGCCTTCTGGTGGTCAGTACAAACCCTTGTCCGATAATGAGATCCAACAAATCTACGACAATGCCTTACGGATTTTGTCAGAAATCGGCATGGGTGAAGTACCGGATGCCTTGATGGAAAAGGCGCTGGAGTGCGGTGCGCATCAAAACGAGCAGGGGAGATTGTGTTATTCCAAAGCGATGATCGAGGATATTCTGGCGGGTGCGTGCCGTAAGTTTACCTACTATGGCCGCAACCCAAAACATGACTTTGAAGTGGGCGGTGATAAAGTCCATTTCGGCACGGGTGGTGCAGCGGTTCAAACCATGGATTTGGATACGCACAACTACCGCTCTGCGACCTTGCGTGATTTGTACGATTTCACACGACTGGCCGACTCGCTGACCAATGTAAGTTGGTTTACTCGTTGCTGCGTGGCGACCGATGTTGAAGGTATCAAAGACTTAGACGTCAACACGGCCTACGCTTTGCTCAAGGGAACCACTAAGCCCGTCGGCACCAGTTTTACTGTTGCTGAAACCGTCGATCCCATTATTGATATGTTCGATATTGCCATGGGTGGCGAGGGTAAGTTTCGTGAGCGCCCATTCTGTAAAGCGCATATTAGCCCTGTGATTTCACCGTTGCGTTATGGTGAGGATGCCTTTGACGTGGCGATGGCTTGCATCAAACGTGGCGTGCCACTGAATAATATTGTCGCTGCACAGTCCGGCGCAACTGCTCCCGCGACACTGGCCGGTATGCTCTCATCAACGCTTGCAGAAACCTTGGCGGCGCTGGTAATGGTGAATGTGTTTGCACCGGGCTACCCGATGATTTTCTCAAACTGGCCGTTGGTGATCGATTTACGTACCGGTTCCTTTTGTGGTGGTGGCGGGGAAATTACCTTGCTTAATGCCGCCTCTGCGCAGATTTCTAATTGGTTAGGCTTACCCTCTGGAGCCGCTGCCAGTATGAGTGACTCCAAAGCGGTGGATGCGCAAATGGGGTTGGAAAAAGCCATGACATCGTTGGGTGTGGGCTTGGCTGGCTGCAATATGGTGTATGAGTCATCAGGAATGACGGCGAGTTTGCTGGGTGCATCATTTGAGGCGATGCTGATTGATGATGAGATGTTATCGCAGGTGTATCGAACGTTGCGCGGGATTGAAGTGACCGAGGAAACCTTGGGCTTTGAGGCAATCAAAGAGGCAGTGTATGGGGAAGGGCATTTTCTCGGCGGGCAACACACAATGGATGCCATGCAGCGGGATTATTTCTGGCCAAGTAAACTGACCGATCGGCAGCAACCTGCGGTCTGGGAAGAGCAGGGGTCTTTGGATATGTGGCAGCGGGCGAATGTGCGGGTTAAGGAGATATTGGAAGAGCACCAGCCGGAGTATTTGAGTCCTGAGGCAGATGTGGAGATTCGCAGGAAATATAAAATTTTATTGGATGTTTAA
- a CDS encoding type II toxin-antitoxin system VapC family toxin: MNKIVLDTSAVLAYLFDETGADKVAPILDSGAAVISSANYAETVSKLFDLKMPSAAIQETMDSLEMECIALSEEQAFISGELRLVSKAFGLSLGDRACLALGIEAQHPVYTADKAWAKVSTDCDVVLIR, encoded by the coding sequence ATGAATAAAATTGTGCTGGATACTTCCGCAGTACTGGCTTATCTATTTGATGAGACTGGTGCCGATAAAGTTGCACCTATTCTGGACTCTGGTGCTGCTGTGATTTCTAGTGCAAATTATGCAGAGACAGTTAGTAAATTATTTGACCTAAAGATGCCATCAGCAGCTATTCAAGAAACGATGGATAGTCTGGAGATGGAATGCATCGCACTTTCTGAGGAGCAGGCATTTATCAGCGGTGAGCTGAGATTAGTCAGCAAAGCCTTTGGTTTATCATTGGGTGATAGAGCCTGCTTAGCCTTAGGTATAGAGGCACAGCATCCTGTTTATACCGCGGACAAAGCATGGGCAAAAGTATCTACCGATTGTGACGTTGTACTTATTCGTTAA
- a CDS encoding MYG1 family protein, whose amino-acid sequence MTDITIATHDGNFHADDVFSVAALKSILPPFTLIRTRDLEKIAKADIVIDVGGEYDADAGRFDHHQRGGAGARDNGIPYSSFGLIWKKYGVEICDGNEDLAKSVDRRLVSHIDALDCGHVEGVYDGISLSHAIGMFNPTWQEDSHFDECFDEAVEYAGLLLKRFIAAANGGISAKAIVAKAIEDAEDPRVIVLEKYTPWKRTVHEHSKAALYVVYPSQTGQWRIQTVPVEPGSFEDRKPLPQAWAGLSDKALQEVTGIDDVTLHGGLTLI is encoded by the coding sequence ATGACTGATATAACGATAGCCACACACGACGGTAATTTTCATGCTGACGACGTATTCAGCGTAGCCGCTCTCAAAAGCATATTGCCACCGTTTACACTGATTCGCACCCGTGATTTAGAGAAGATCGCCAAGGCTGATATCGTGATCGATGTGGGTGGCGAGTATGACGCCGATGCAGGCCGTTTTGATCACCACCAACGTGGCGGCGCAGGTGCGCGTGACAATGGCATCCCATATTCATCATTTGGTTTGATCTGGAAAAAATACGGTGTAGAGATCTGCGATGGCAATGAAGATCTCGCGAAGTCGGTCGATAGACGCCTGGTCTCGCACATAGATGCACTCGATTGCGGTCATGTCGAAGGGGTTTATGATGGCATCAGCCTTAGCCATGCTATCGGTATGTTCAACCCCACATGGCAAGAAGATAGCCACTTTGATGAGTGTTTTGACGAAGCGGTCGAGTATGCTGGACTGCTACTAAAGCGCTTTATTGCAGCGGCTAATGGCGGCATTAGTGCCAAAGCGATCGTCGCAAAAGCCATTGAAGACGCTGAAGACCCAAGAGTCATTGTCTTAGAGAAATACACGCCATGGAAACGAACCGTTCATGAGCACTCGAAAGCCGCGCTATATGTGGTTTACCCTTCACAAACCGGCCAATGGAGAATCCAAACCGTACCCGTAGAACCAGGTTCGTTTGAAGATAGAAAACCATTACCCCAAGCGTGGGCGGGCTTATCGGATAAAGCACTGCAAGAGGTCACGGGTATTGACGATGTAACCCTTCACGGGGGGCTTACGCTGATATAG
- the tnpC gene encoding IS66 family transposase produces the protein MNKLTEALFNHQLPADLAASQRLNRQLLDLVTQLEQRVAELEDIAGSGSSSRNSSRPPSQDSPEQRAKREKKPKSPRKQGAQPGHQGHQRVRVELSATDEQVHYYPGTQCTCGAVCDVAQEPYQRHQVFDLPEVRSQVTEHCLYEAICPGCRKRQVARLPDTVPCGQMGPGLVSWITLMNGAYALSVSNIQRLLKDHWQLAFSTGAVSQATRSVTGWLLPLYQQVGQAVRNLPVAHADETSHYRNNEQRWLWVLCSSQVVYFLTHHSRGKGAAKGLLDNFEGILVTDQHGGYNDYPVEKRQLCWAHIIRKFRKISERVGRAGVLGKQLWRLSRLIVHCRNRWRSGGYSDAGYHTRMRRFKQAIHTLLCLGCETAPADPLKKASKTANQCKRLLADESMLWTFLQDRAIPMTNNEAERAIRPYVIWRKTSFFSQSARGDQFRPVILTLTETCKRLGLGVYGLLRKVCEQGLCGEAITVRLPLGQHAISA, from the coding sequence ATGAACAAACTAACTGAGGCGCTTTTCAATCACCAACTGCCCGCGGATCTGGCGGCGTCGCAGCGTCTCAATCGTCAGTTATTGGATTTAGTGACCCAACTGGAACAGCGTGTCGCTGAGCTGGAAGACATCGCAGGCAGCGGGAGTTCTTCCAGAAACTCCTCCAGACCACCGTCCCAGGATTCACCGGAACAACGGGCTAAGCGCGAGAAGAAGCCTAAGAGTCCTCGCAAGCAAGGAGCCCAGCCGGGTCATCAGGGTCATCAACGCGTTCGGGTAGAGCTGTCTGCGACGGATGAGCAAGTTCATTACTACCCAGGCACTCAATGCACCTGTGGTGCGGTGTGTGATGTCGCTCAGGAGCCTTATCAGCGACATCAGGTCTTTGACCTGCCTGAGGTTCGCAGTCAAGTCACTGAACATTGTCTTTATGAGGCAATCTGTCCGGGTTGCCGCAAGCGTCAGGTGGCTCGCTTGCCAGACACGGTTCCCTGTGGGCAAATGGGGCCGGGACTGGTCAGCTGGATTACGCTGATGAATGGCGCTTATGCCTTATCGGTGTCAAACATTCAACGCTTACTGAAAGATCACTGGCAACTCGCCTTCAGTACCGGTGCCGTGAGCCAGGCCACCCGCTCGGTCACGGGATGGTTGCTGCCGCTGTATCAGCAAGTGGGTCAGGCGGTACGGAATTTACCCGTTGCTCATGCGGATGAAACCAGTCATTACCGCAATAATGAGCAGCGTTGGCTTTGGGTGCTGTGTTCCTCGCAAGTCGTCTACTTTCTAACGCATCATTCTCGGGGTAAAGGTGCCGCGAAGGGTTTACTGGATAATTTTGAGGGTATACTGGTCACTGACCAACATGGCGGCTACAACGATTATCCGGTCGAAAAGCGCCAGCTTTGCTGGGCGCATATTATCCGTAAGTTTCGGAAAATATCAGAACGTGTGGGACGGGCCGGGGTGCTGGGGAAACAACTCTGGCGATTATCCCGCTTGATTGTACACTGTCGTAATCGTTGGCGATCGGGCGGCTATTCTGATGCTGGCTACCACACACGAATGCGACGATTCAAACAGGCGATCCATACGCTACTGTGCCTGGGGTGTGAGACCGCGCCCGCTGACCCGTTAAAAAAAGCCAGCAAAACAGCCAATCAGTGCAAACGACTGCTGGCGGATGAATCGATGCTCTGGACGTTTTTGCAGGATCGCGCGATTCCCATGACCAACAATGAAGCAGAACGTGCGATACGTCCTTATGTGATCTGGCGTAAAACCAGTTTCTTCAGTCAGTCTGCCAGAGGAGATCAGTTCCGTCCGGTGATTCTGACTCTGACTGAAACCTGTAAGCGGTTGGGCTTAGGCGTTTATGGACTATTGAGAAAAGTCTGTGAACAAGGCCTGTGTGGTGAGGCTATTACCGTACGGCTACCCTTAGGTCAGCACGCTATATCAGCGTAA
- a CDS encoding Uma2 family endonuclease — translation MPLVKQQNQLSVEDYLEGERQSEIRHEFADGFVYAMAGASINHNQITANLLTNLAIHLRGTSCRPFSSDLLVRTGKDHYRYPDVTVVCDDQFLDDYSTDSPVLLVEVLSKGTHQLDRQIKRLEYIKLPSLQEYVLIEQERVEVEVFRRSQGWQPSYYYWDDIVELESVGLSLSVQAIYEQVKNGDVEELLQKTDEP, via the coding sequence ATGCCCTTAGTCAAACAACAAAATCAGCTCAGCGTTGAAGACTACCTTGAAGGAGAACGGCAGAGCGAAATCCGCCATGAGTTCGCTGACGGTTTCGTGTATGCAATGGCTGGCGCAAGTATCAACCACAACCAGATCACTGCAAATTTACTAACTAACCTAGCTATCCACTTAAGAGGCACAAGCTGCCGACCATTTAGTAGCGATTTACTGGTCAGAACTGGCAAAGATCACTATCGCTACCCTGATGTCACCGTAGTGTGTGACGACCAATTTCTCGATGACTACTCAACGGACTCGCCTGTTTTACTGGTTGAAGTCTTATCGAAAGGCACCCATCAATTAGACCGCCAAATCAAACGCCTCGAATACATTAAGCTCCCCAGCTTGCAGGAATATGTATTGATTGAACAAGAGCGCGTTGAGGTTGAAGTATTCCGCCGTAGCCAAGGCTGGCAGCCTTCCTATTACTATTGGGATGATATTGTGGAGCTTGAATCAGTGGGCCTAAGCCTGTCAGTGCAAGCCATCTATGAGCAGGTTAAAAACGGTGACGTAGAAGAGTTACTCCAAAAAACCGATGAGCCCTAA
- a CDS encoding LysR family transcriptional regulator — protein MKHPLPPLDSLKAFEAAARHLSFSLAADELCITKGAVSYQIRKLEEHLQCSLFKRAVRQVYLTDAGQALLKTTQQFFQELSKTLSQLSGENQQAGVSIAATTYVAARWLSSRISQFNEQHPDVTILLQHSVNSADFKLGDVDLAIRWGPCKQRADRNRFGEIPMGLFPVASPELLRRYGVDTSKPLSAIQLQQEPFKSMTLLCEDRSQDTWQEWFEVGAPEPVRLENPRRVISDANVRVQAAVDGQGLIIADDLMRNELNNGLLIQPFLEVLEGYGYALMCSPTRIHGGNARLVKKWVSDA, from the coding sequence ATGAAACACCCACTTCCGCCACTAGACAGCCTGAAAGCCTTTGAAGCCGCTGCCCGTCATTTGAGTTTTAGTCTGGCGGCTGATGAACTGTGTATTACCAAAGGTGCAGTGAGTTATCAGATTCGTAAGCTGGAAGAGCACCTCCAATGCAGCTTGTTTAAACGCGCGGTGCGGCAGGTGTATTTGACCGATGCTGGTCAAGCTTTGTTGAAAACCACGCAGCAGTTTTTTCAAGAGCTGAGCAAGACGCTATCGCAACTCAGTGGTGAAAATCAGCAAGCCGGAGTGAGCATTGCCGCAACAACGTATGTGGCGGCGCGGTGGTTGTCATCGCGGATCAGTCAGTTTAACGAACAGCATCCTGATGTGACAATTTTACTACAACACTCGGTTAATTCAGCGGACTTTAAATTGGGTGATGTGGATCTGGCGATACGTTGGGGGCCCTGTAAGCAGCGGGCTGATCGTAATCGGTTTGGGGAAATTCCGATGGGGTTGTTTCCGGTGGCTAGTCCTGAATTGTTGAGGCGTTATGGGGTGGATACATCAAAGCCGCTGAGTGCCATCCAACTGCAACAAGAACCGTTTAAGAGTATGACTTTATTGTGTGAGGATAGGTCGCAGGATACTTGGCAAGAGTGGTTTGAGGTGGGAGCGCCGGAGCCTGTCAGGCTTGAAAATCCGCGTCGGGTGATTAGTGATGCGAATGTGCGGGTGCAAGCAGCGGTTGATGGGCAGGGCCTGATTATAGCGGATGATTTGATGCGGAATGAGTTGAATAATGGACTGTTGATTCAGCCGTTTTTGGAGGTGCTGGAGGGGTATGGGTATGCGCTGATGTGCTCGCCTACGCGGATTCATGGGGGGAATGCGCGGTTGGTTAAGAAGTGGGTTTCGGATGCTTAA